Part of the Leifsonia soli genome is shown below.
CTCACTTTCGACTTGATCTGCGTGATCTTCAGACGCGCAGCCATCAGGCACCTGCCTTTGCGGTCGCGGCGGCCTCGGCCAGCGCTGCCTCGGTGCGAAGCAGGCGCGCCGGGGCGACCTGGTCGTAGTCGAGACCACGGCGAGCTGCGACGGCACGGGGCTCCTCGAGCTGCTTCAGCGCCTCGACGGTCGCGTGCACGATGTTGATCGTGTTGGACGAACCGAGCGACTTGCTCAGGACGTCGTGGATGCCGGCGCACTCCAGGACGGCACGCACCGGGCCACCGGCGATAACACCGGTACCGGCGGCGGCCGGACGCAGGAGGACGACACCGGCGGCGGCCTCACCCTGCACCGGGTGCGGGATGGTGTTGCCGACGCGCGGGACGCGGAAGAAGTTCTTCTTCGCCTCCTCGACGCCCTTCGAGATCGCCAGCGGGACCTCACGGGCCTTGCCGTAGCCGACGCCCACCAGACCGTTGCCGTCGCCGACGACCACGAGAGCGGTGAAGCTGAAGCGACGACCACCCTTCACGACCTTCGAGACGCGGTTGATGGTGACGACGCGCTCCAGGAACTGGCTCTTGTCGGCGTCACGGCTGCCACGGTCGCGGTTGGGGTTGCGCTCGCGGCCACCACGGCGCGGCTCGCGCTCGCTCCGGGTGTTGTTGTCGGTGCCCGCAGCGGTCTCCACCGGCTGCGCGCTGTCCGTTACCTGATCGGCCACGGTCTGCTCCTTGTTGTTCTCGTCGCTCACAGGTTCAGTCCACCCTCTCGAGCTCCCTCGGCGACAGCGGCGACGCGGCCCGCGTACTTGCTGCCTCCACGGTCGAACACGACGGCCTCGACACCGGCGCTCTTCGCGCGCTCGGCGACGAGCTCTCCGACCTTGCGGGCCTTGGCGGTCTTGTCACCGTCGAAGGTGCGCAGGTCCGCTTCCATGGTCGACGCGGACGCCAGCGTGTGGCCCTTCGCGTCGTCGACGACCTGCACGAAGACGTGGCGGGCCGAACGGGTCACGACCAGGCGCGGACGGACCGCGTTGCCCTCGATCTTCTTGCGAAGGCGGGTGTGACGGCGGTCGCGGGCGGCCGCCTTGCTCTTTCCTCTGGTACCCAGAGCCATGATTACTTACCAGCCTTTCCGGCCTTGCGACGAACGACCTCGCCGGCGTAGCGCACGCCCTTGCCCTTGTACGGCTCGGGCTTGCGGATCTTGCGGATGTTCGCGGCGACCTCACCGACGGCCTGCTTGTCGATCCCGGCCACGGTCAGGCGGTTGTTGCCCTCGACCGTGAACGTGATGCCGGCCGGCGGCTCGACCGTCACCGGGTGCGAGAAGCCGAGAGCGAACTCGACAGCCGAGCCCTTCTGGACGACGCGGTAACCGGTGCCGACGATCTCCAGGCCCTTGGAGTAGCCCTGGGTGACGCCGATGATCTGGTTGTTGATGAGGGTGCGGGTCAGGCCGTGCAGCGAACGCGAAGCGCGCTCGTCGTCCGGACGGGTCACCAGGACCTGGTTCTCCTCCAGCTTGACCTCGATGGGCTCCGCGACGGTGAGGCTGAGCTCACCCTTCGGGCCCTTGACGGTGACGGCCTGGCCGTCGATCTTCACATCGACCCCGGTCGGGATGTCGATGGGCAGTCTTCCAATACGCGACATGGCGGATTACCACACGTAGGCGAGGACTTCCCCACCCACGCCCTTCTTCTCAGCCTGGCGGTCCGTGAGCAGACCGGAGGAGGTGGACAGGATGGCGACGCCGAGCCCGCCGAGCACCTTGGGGAGCTCCGTGGACTTCGCGTAGACGCGAAGGCCGGGCTTCGACACGCGCTTGATACCGGCGATGGAACGCTCGCGGTTCGGACCGAACTTGAGCTGCAGGGTCAGCGTCTTGCCGACGCGGGCGTCGGTGACGTCCCAGCCCGCGATGTAGCCCTCCGTGGTGAGGATCTCGGCGATGTGGGCCTTGAGCTTCGAGTGCGGCATCGACACGGTGTCGTGGTGAGCCGAGTTCGCGTTGCGCAGTCTGGTCAGCATGTCTGCGACCGGATCTGTCATGGTCATTTCGGTTTTCCTTACGGTCACCAGGTTTCGTTCAGCCGGTACACGACTGACGACCTGTGGTGGAAGCGGGCCGGCCGGACGGCCGGCCCGCAGGTGGGCCTAGTTGGCCGCGTCGGTGGAACGGAACGGGAAGCCGAGCTGCTTGAGCAGCGCGCGGCCCTCGTCGTCGTTCTTCGCGGTGGTCACCACAGTGATGTCCATGCCGCGGACGCGGTCGATGCGGTCCTGGTTGATCTCGTGGAACATCGACTGCTCCGTGAGACCGAACGTGTAGTTGCCGTTCCCGTCGAACTGCTTGTCGCTGAGGCCGCGGAAGTCGCGGATTCGCGGCAGCGCGAGCGAGAGGAGACGGTCGAGGAACTCCCACATGCGGTCGCCGCGCAGC
Proteins encoded:
- the rplF gene encoding 50S ribosomal protein L6, coding for MSRIGRLPIDIPTGVDVKIDGQAVTVKGPKGELSLTVAEPIEVKLEENQVLVTRPDDERASRSLHGLTRTLINNQIIGVTQGYSKGLEIVGTGYRVVQKGSAVEFALGFSHPVTVEPPAGITFTVEGNNRLTVAGIDKQAVGEVAANIRKIRKPEPYKGKGVRYAGEVVRRKAGKAGK
- the rpsH gene encoding 30S ribosomal protein S8 codes for the protein MTMTDPVADMLTRLRNANSAHHDTVSMPHSKLKAHIAEILTTEGYIAGWDVTDARVGKTLTLQLKFGPNRERSIAGIKRVSKPGLRVYAKSTELPKVLGGLGVAILSTSSGLLTDRQAEKKGVGGEVLAYVW
- the rplR gene encoding 50S ribosomal protein L18 — its product is MALGTRGKSKAAARDRRHTRLRKKIEGNAVRPRLVVTRSARHVFVQVVDDAKGHTLASASTMEADLRTFDGDKTAKARKVGELVAERAKSAGVEAVVFDRGGSKYAGRVAAVAEGAREGGLNL
- the rpsE gene encoding 30S ribosomal protein S5, translating into MSDENNKEQTVADQVTDSAQPVETAAGTDNNTRSEREPRRGGRERNPNRDRGSRDADKSQFLERVVTINRVSKVVKGGRRFSFTALVVVGDGNGLVGVGYGKAREVPLAISKGVEEAKKNFFRVPRVGNTIPHPVQGEAAAGVVLLRPAAAGTGVIAGGPVRAVLECAGIHDVLSKSLGSSNTINIVHATVEALKQLEEPRAVAARRGLDYDQVAPARLLRTEAALAEAAATAKAGA